CCTGTTACCGACACCTGGTTCCCGCGCGAAACAGTGATATGCATCACTACGCTCCAAGGGATGACGGAAGCATTACGTCCGCTCACGCTTCCCCGACATGTCGATATTTGTCCCACTGGAATCGACATTCCCCTCTTCATCGAAATGGGCATTTCGAGGAGCGGGACGTTCTGCGGCAACTCGCCCCGTCACAGGCGTGCCTGATGGTCGATATTCGTCTCGCGCAGCCGGCCGACCGGACGGCCAGCATGACTGTCCGCCCATTTCAAGCCCGCTGTACGGAGGTGCCGCGCGGGCCTGCGGCGAGACTTGCCAGCCCGTTCCGGGGCTTCTAAGAATGGCGGCCCGGCCCCGGCGCTCCAGCAGCTCAGGCGCAGGACGCATCGCAGAAACCAAGTGAGGTCACGCATGCAAAAGCACCGTAAAAAGCGGACGCACTACAAGAAAATAGCCATCGCCGCCGTCACGCTCGGCATCGTGGGCATACCCACGGCCGCCATGGCGTGCCTGAACACCCAGGAGGCGGGCTCGGCGAGGTCCGCCGGCCGGCACCACGGCATGCGCCCCTCCCACAGCGCCCCGTCCCCCAGCGAGTCGATCCAGACCCAGGCGGATCCGGTGGACGCCCCGGTCGAGACGGCACCGGCCGTGCCGGTCGAGCAGACCGAGCAGGCTCCCCAGACGACGGAGCCCACGGAACCGTCGACCGCCCCCGAGGCGCCGAAGCCCGCGCAGCCGGCCCCGGCCCGGCCGACGGCCCCGGCGACTCCGCAGAAGCCGAGCACCCCGACCGCCGCGCCCTCCGGCCCGGCCGCCGAGGTGGTGGCCCTCGTGAACAAGGAACGCGCGAAGGTCGGGTGCTCCGCGCTCACCGTCAATGCGAAGCTGACGGATGCCGCGCTGAAGCACAGCGAGGACATGGCCGCGCACGCCAACATGTCGCACACCGGGTCCGACGGCTCGGACCCGGGCCAGCGCATCACCCGTGTCGGCTACACCTGGACGACCTACGGCGAGAACGTCGCGTACGGCTACAACACACCCGAGCAGGTCATGGCCGGCTGGATGAACAGCCCCGGGCACCGGGAGAACATCCTCAACTGTGCCTTCAAGGAGATCGGCGTCGGCCTCGCGCAGCCGAACTTCTTCTGGACGCAGGACTTCGGCACGGCCCGCTAGCGGGAGGTATCGAGCACCCGAGGGAGGGCGTGGCCGGGGCCGGGGCGGCCGGGACCGCGCCGCCCCCACCCCCGCTCAGCCGACGGTGGTGCCCCCGATGGGCTCGGCCTGCTCGGTCACGGCGTCGCTCAGGTACTCCTCGCTGATGTGTCGGGGGCCGAACGGCCAGACCTTCTCGGTCTTCGCCCAGACGAGGAAGGCGACGCCCCCGAGGGCGAGCCAGGCCAGGGACCACTCGATGGGGTGGCGTCCCGGCGCGTTCCGGTCGGCGAAGCCGTAGATGACCAGCCAGCCGACCAGGGCGATCAGGCTGGGCAGCGGGTAGAGCCACATCCGGTACGGGCGGCGCAGCCCGGGCTGCCGCCTGCGCAGCACGCTCAGGGCCAGGATCTGGGCCAGCGCCTGCACCAGGACCATCACCGTGGTGAGCAGCTGGATGAGGGTGACCAGGTCGGTGTGACGGCCGATCAGGAAGCCGACGGCGGTGACGGCGCCCATGGTGGCCAGGCCCAGGACCGGGAAGCGGTGCTTCGCGTGGAGCTTGGCGTACGGGCGGAAGAAGACACGGTCGCGGGCGGCGTCGTACGGCACCCGGGAGCCGCCGAGCAGTCCGGCGAACACGGAGGCGAAGGCGGTGACGAGGATGAGGACGGTCACGACCTGGGCGGCGCCCTTGCCCCACGTCTCCTCCAGGACGGCGGAGGCGACGGAGGTCGACGCGATGTCCTTGGGGTCGAGCATCCGGTGCCAGTCGAGCACGCCGAGCGAGCCGATCTGGAGCAGCAGGTAGATGGCCATGATGCCGATGATGGAGAGGACGACGGAGCGCGGGATCGCACGCCCGGGATCCTTGATCTCCGCGCCCATGTAGGCGGTGGTGTTGTAGCCGAGGTAGTCGTAGATGCCGATGGTCAGGCCGCCGGCGAAACCGACCCAGAACGTGCTGTCGGTGAGGGAGAAGGCCCCCTCCGGGTAGCTGAAGGCCAGGTCGGCGCTGAAGTGCGTGGCCGCGGCGACGATGACCAGGCTCACGGCGGCGATCATGACGGCCCACATGACGGCAGTGATCTTGGCGATGTGCTCGATGCCCCGCCACAGCAGCAGGACCACCAGTGCGATCACGGCGAGCCCGACGAGGTCGCCGCCGGTCTGCCCGAGGTCCGGGACCAGGTAGCCGAGGTACTGGACGAACCCGACGACTCCGGTGGACATGATCAGCGGGATGAAGAGCATGGCGGTCCACACGAACAGGAAGGGCATGAGCCGCCCCGTACGGTACTGGAATGCCTGGCGCAGGTAGACGTAGCTGCCGCCGGAACCCGGCATCGACGCCCCGAGCTCGGCCCAGATGAGGCCGTCGGCGAGGGCGAGGACGGCGCCCGCGATGAAGCCGACGACGGCCTGCGGGCCGCCGAAGGCCGCGACCATGAGCGGGATCGTGACGAACGGTCCGATTCCACACATCTGGCTCATGTTGATGGCGGTGGCCTGGAACAGCCCGACATGGCGGACGAACCCGCCGCTCGGGGGTGGCGATCCGGACATGGGGACTCCCTGGACTGATGAGGGCATCGGGGGCTCGACCGTGGGGGCGGGCGCGTCGCGGGGCGCCTCGCGGCGCGGCGGACGCGATAAAATTAGGAACGTTTACTTAATCCGTCAAGGGATCGGCGCGCGGCGCCGTCGGCCGCCGATGGACCCGGCCGGCACCCAGGTCTTGCGCCATGCGTCCATTGGACTCATTATGTGCGTCCAATGGACGCATAACAGAGGGAGGCGGGCGTGGACCGGACGAAAGGCACCCGAGTGCAGCACGGCACGGACACGGAGACGGGTACGGAAACGGATACGGCAGGGAACTCGGGGTCGGGCGCGGCGGCGGGCGCCGGGCTGCGCGGGAGTGCGTTCGTGCCCCGGCAGGAGAACCTCGAGCTGCCCCTGCCGCCCGTGTTCACCGACCTGGCGCAGGAGCGCGAGCACCGCAAGCAGCGGCTCGCCGGAGCCTGCCGCATCTTCGGCCGCCTCGGCTTCTCCGAAGGCGTCGCGGGACACATCACCGTGCGGGATCCCGAGTACCCGGACATGTTCTGGGTCAATCCGTTCGGCATGTCCTTCCGGCACGTCCGCGTCAGCGACTTGATCCTCGTCGACCACGAGGGACAGGTCCGCCACGGCAGGCGCCCGGTCAACCGGGCCGGATTCGTGATCCATTCGGCCATCCACGCCGCCCGCCCCGACGTGATCGCCGCCTGTCACGCCCACGCCGTCCACGGGAAGGCGTTCTCCAGCCTGGGGCGCCTGCTGGACCCGATCACCCAGGACGCGTGCGCCGTGTACGAGCAGCACACCGTCCACCGGGACGGCGCCGGCGCCGTGGTGGTCGAGGAGGAGGCCGGCCGGCAGCTCGCCGCGGGGCTGGGGCCGCACAAGGCCGTCATCCACCAGAACCACGGCATCTTCACCGTCGGCGAATCGGTCGACGAGGCGGCCTGGTGGTTCATCTCCATGGAGCGCAGCGCCCAGGCCCAGCTGCTCGCGCAGGCCGCGGGCACCCCGCACCTGATCGAACCCGAGGCCGCCCGGCACACCCGGGACCAGACGGGATTCCCGCTCGCGGGCTGGTTCTCCTTCCAGCCCCTCTGGGACGAGATCTCCCGCACGGAACCCGACCTCTTCGAATAGGCGCCACCACCGATGACACTCCAGCCCGAAGCCGGGCCCGAGCCCGCCCCCGCCGAGCCCGCCCCCGCCGAGCCCGGCTCCGCCGCCTGGTGGCAGGCGCGGTACGCCGAACGCGACCGGCGCAGGCCCCGCCAGGGCGGGCTCACGCTCGACCGGATCACCGCGGGCGCGCTCGAACTGGCCGACCATGAGGGCCTGGAGGCGCTCACGATGCGCCGGCTCGGCGACCACCTCCAGGTCCGCCACACCTCGCTCTACCGGCACGTCGCGAGCCGCGAGGAACTGCTGATCGAGACGGTCGACCACATGCTGGGGGAGATCCGGCTGCCCTCGCTCGACGGGGACTGGCGGGCCGGACTGGAAGGCGGGGCCCGGGAGTTCCGCCGGGTCCTCGCGGCGCACCCGGCGGTCGTCCCGCTGCTGACCGCCGGTCAGCTGCTCGGCCCCAACGCCCTGCGGGCCCGTGAGCACGCCCTCGGACAGCTCCTCGCCCACGGGTGGGCCCCGCGGTCGGCCGTCCACGTCTACCTCACGGTCACCCACTTCGTGATCGGCGCCGCCGTGCTCGACTCCGGGGGAGCGGCCCGTACCGCCGATCAGCGTGCCGCGATGGCCGGACTGTTCGCCTCCCTCTCCCCGCGCACCCACCCGGTGGTCCACCGCCACGCCGAACTGCTCAACTCGCTCGACGCCGAAGCCGAGTTCACGTTCGGCCTGCGGGCGCTCCTGTACGGGGTGGGCCACCTCCATGACGAGGAGGCCCACGCATGACCTACGGCATTGCGGACGACATGAGCGACGGCACGACCGGCCGCATCACCGGCCCGCGCGTCCTGCCGCCGCTGCGCCGCTGGACCGAGGGCGGCAGCACCGTACGGGTCGACGGCCACTCGGTCTTCGTACGCCAGGACGGGCCCGCGCACGGCTCGCCCGTCACCCTCGTCCACGGCTTCCCGACCTCCTCCCACGACTGGGCCGCCGTCGTCCCCGCGCTGGTCGCGGCCGGACTCCGGGTCACCACGCTGGACCTGCTCGGCTTCGGGGAGAGCGACAAGCCCCGGCGCCACCGCTACTCGGTGCTCGACCAGGCCTCGCTGGTCGAGGAGGTCTGGCGGCGGTACGGAATCGGCAGTACCGCTCTGGTCGCACACGACTACGGGGTGAGCGTCGGCCAGGAGCTGCTGGCCCGCGACCCGGCCCGGATCACCCGCATGGCCTGGCTCAACGGCGGCCTCTACCCGGATCTGCACCGCCCCGTGCCGATCCAGCGCCTGCTGCACGGCCCGCTGGGTCCGCTGCTGGCGCCCCTCACCACGGAGCGCCGGTTCGCCGCGTCCCTGCGCGCCGTGTTCGGGCGGCCGGTCCACGACGAGGACCTGCACGACCTGTGGGCGGCCGCGTCCCGGGCCGGCGGCCACCGCCTCGCCCCGCGGCTGCTGCGCTACATCGACGAGCGCCGCCGGCATGCCGCGCGCTGGACCTCGGCCCTGGAGGGCCACCCCGGACCCGCGCTGTTCGTGTGGGGACCCGCCGACCCGATCAGCGGGGCCCACGCACTCCCCCGGATCCGGGCCCGCATGCCGCAGGCCCGGGTCGTGGAGCTCGCCGGGCCGCCACCCGTCGGGCACTACCCGCAGCTGGAGGATCCCGAAGCGGTGGCGGCCGCGCTCACGGCGTTCCTGGCGCCCTGAGCCGGCCCCGAGGTTCCACCGGTCAAGGCGTACGGGCATCAGGACGTCAGGACATCATGCCGATCAACGAGGCGGCGCGAGGGATAATGGCACTCTCGCCCCCGGCCGCTGGAGCCCAGGATGTCTTCGCTCGCCTCGCTGATCAGCATCGACCGCTCCAGCCCGGTTCCCCTGTACTTCCAGGTGGCCGTGCGGCTGGAGGAGCTGATCGCCGGCGGCGAGCTGCCCCCGGGATCCCGGCTGGAGAACGAGGTCGCCCTGGCCGGTGACCTGGGCCTGTCCCGTCCCACCATGCGGCAGGCCATCCAGCATCTCGTCGACAAGGGGCTGCTGGTCCGCAAGCGCGGCGTCGGCACGCAGGTCGTGCACAGCAGGGTCCGCCGCCAGGTCGAACTGACCAGCCTCCACGACGACCTGCTCCGCGCCGACCGGCATCCGCACACCGAGGTGCTGTCGATGGAGCGCGTCCCCGCCGCGGACGAGGTGGCGGCGGCGCTGCGCCTGCCGCCGGGCAGCGAGGTCGTCGCGCTCGAGCGGCTGCGCTACGCGGACGGCGAGCCGCTCGCCCTGCTGCGCAACCACGTCCCCGTCGAGCTGTGCCGGTTCACGGTGGCGGACCTGGCGGACCGGGGCCTGTACGAGCTGCTGCGCGCGGCCGGTACCCGGCTGAGCCTGGCCGACCAGTCGATCACCGCGCGGCGGGCGTCCACCGCCGAGGCCCGGCTGCTCTCCGAGGTCCGGGGCGCCCCGCTGCTGGCCATGCGGCGCACGGCGTACGACAGCGACGGCCGCCCCGTGGAGTACGGCGACCACCTCTACCGGGCCTCGCTCTACTCCTTCGAAATCACCCTCATGGCGCGCTGAGGCGTACGCCCGCGCCCGTCACGGTTCGATCTCACACACCCAAGAACCAAGTCCGTATGTCTTGACATACTGACTTGCGCGGGACGAAGGTGATGCCACATCGCTGCGGCACACCCACCCGCCACCCGGGGTGCCCCAGCGGCCGGCGCACGTACTCCCCTTCAGGGCCGACACCTCGCCTCCGGCCCCGCAGCCCCTCATCGGAGGTCGCACCCCATGAACGTGAACCACTCCGCACCCGCACACCGCCCCTCCGCGTCCCGCAGACGCACCCTGCCCCGCCTGCTGCCCACCGCCGCGGTCGCCGTGGCACTCGCCTTCGCCGCCGCCTGCAGCGGCCCCGCCGCCGAGGGCGGTTCGGCCAAGAGTCCGGCCGCCGACGCGTCCGGCGCCAAGCCGGCTCCCGGAAACGGATCCCTGCACATCGCGGTGATCAGCCACGGCGGTCCGGGCGACGCCTTCTGGAACGTGGTGAAGAACGGTTCCACCGACGCGGGCAAGCAGCTCGGCGTACAGGTGGACTACAACTCCGACCCGGACCCGTCCGGCCAGGCCAAACTGATCGACAACGCGGTGGCCCAGCACGTCGGCGGCCTGGTCGTCTCGATGGCCAACCCCGACGCACTGCAGAGCTCGGTCAAGGCCGCCGTCGCAGCCGGCATCCCGGTGATCACCATCAACTCGGGATCCGCCAAGAGCCGGGAGTTCGGTGCCATCGGGCACGTCGGCCAGGAGGAATCGGTCGCCGGCGAGGGCGCGGGCGCCAAGCTCAAGCAGAGCGGGCGGCACAAGGTCCTCTGTGTGATCCACGAGGCCGGGAACATCGGCCTCAACCAGCGCTGCGACGGCGCCCGCAAGGGCTTCGGCGGCGACGTGGTCAACCTCCAGGTCGACGCGGCCAACCCGACCGACGTACTGTCCCGGATCCGCGGCGCCCTCCAGGCCGACCCCGCGGTCGACGGCGTCCTGACCCTCAACGCCCAGATAGCCGCGACGGCCACCGAGGCGGTCAAGGCCCTGGGCTCCAAGGCGCAGGTCGCCACTTTCGACCTCAACGCCGATGTGATCGGCGCCGTCAAGGCCGGCACCATCGCCTTCGCCGTGGACCAGCAGCAGTACGAGCAGGGCTACCTGCCCGTCGTCATGCTGAAGCTCCAGCACGACAACGGCAACACCGTCGGCGGGGGCCTGCCCGTTCTCACCGGCCCCGCCTTCGTCGATGCGTCCAACGTCGACCAGGTGGCGAAGTACGCGGCCCGGGGCACCCGATGACGGCGACCTCCCCCGCCCCGACCACCCCCGCCGCCCCGCAGCAGGGTTCCGCCCCCGACGAGCGGCTCGCCCGGCGCGGCCCGCTGGGCCGGTTGCTGCTGCGGCCCGAACTCGGCGCCCTCCTCGGCGCGTTGCTCGTCTTCACCTTCTTCTCCGCGGTCACCGGCCAGTTCCTCAGCCCGCTGGGCGCGGCGACCTGGCTCGACGACTCGGCGACGCTCGGCATCGTCGCGGTGGCCGTCGCACTGCTCATGATCGGCGGCGAGTTCGACCTCTCGGCCGGTGTGATGACGGCTTCGACCGCCCTGGTGACCGCGCTGCTCTCCGTCGAGCTCGGCTGGAACGTCTGGCTCGCGCTCCTCGTCTCGCTGGCCTTCGCCCTCGGCGTGGGAGCCCTCAACGGCTGGCTCGTCATGCGCACCGGCCTGCCGAGCTTCATCGTCACCCTCGGCTCGTTCCTGGCCCTCCAGGGCCTCAATCTCGGCGTGACCCGCGCGGTGACGGGGACCGTGCAGGTCAGCGGTATGCGCAGCGCGCAGGGCTTCGAATCGGCAGGCTACGTGTTCGCCTCCACCGTCGACATCGGGGGCACGTCGTTCCAGATCTCGCTGGTGTGGTGGGTCGTGGCGACGGCACTCGCCTCGCTCGTACTGATGCGCACCCGCGGCGGAAACTGGATCTTCGCCGTGGGCGGCTCGGCACTGAGTGCCCGTCAGGTGGGCGTGCCCGTCGAGCGTACGAAGATCACGCTGTTCATGACCACGGCGGCCGCGGCCTGGCTCGTCGGCACCATCAACATCCTGCGGTTCACCACCGTTCAGGCCAACCAGGGCGTCGGGCTGGAGTTCCAGTACATCATCGCCGCGGTCATCGGCGGCTGCCTGATGACCGGCGGGTACGGCTCGGCGGTCGGCGCCGCGATCGGCGCGCTCATCTTCGGCATGGCCCGCCAGGGCATCGTCTTCGCCCAGTGGAACAGCGACTGGTTCATGGCATTCCTCGGCGTGATGCTGCTCTCCGCCGTCCTGGTGAACAACACGTTCCGGCGTCGGGCGGAAAGGGTACGGCGATGAAGGACGCATCCCGGGCGGTACGCCCGCTGCTGGAGGCCAAGGGCATCGGCAAGTCGTACGGCTCCGTCATCGCCCTGCGCGACGTGAGCGCGGTCGTCAATCCCGGCCAGGTCACCTGCGTACTGGGCGACAACGGAGCCGGCAAGTCCACGCTGATCAAGATCCTGGCCGGTGCGCACCAGCACACCGGCGGCGAACTGCTCCTCGACGGGAAGCCGGTGCACTTCCCCTCACCGCGCGCGGCGCTCGACCGGGGTATCGCGACGGTGTTCCAGGACCTCTCGGTCGTGCCGCTGATGAGTGTGTGGCGCAACTTCTTCCTGGGCTCCGAGCCCGTACGCGGCTTCGGGCCGGTGCGCCTCCTCGACCGGAAGTACGGCCGGGAGACGGCCCGTACGGCACTGCGCGAGATGGGCATCGACCTGCGTGACGTCGAACAGCCGGTCGGGACGCTGTCGGGCGGCGAGCGGCAGTGCGTC
The Streptomyces sp. NBC_01296 DNA segment above includes these coding regions:
- a CDS encoding CAP domain-containing protein, with the translated sequence MQKHRKKRTHYKKIAIAAVTLGIVGIPTAAMACLNTQEAGSARSAGRHHGMRPSHSAPSPSESIQTQADPVDAPVETAPAVPVEQTEQAPQTTEPTEPSTAPEAPKPAQPAPARPTAPATPQKPSTPTAAPSGPAAEVVALVNKERAKVGCSALTVNAKLTDAALKHSEDMAAHANMSHTGSDGSDPGQRITRVGYTWTTYGENVAYGYNTPEQVMAGWMNSPGHRENILNCAFKEIGVGLAQPNFFWTQDFGTAR
- a CDS encoding APC family permease gives rise to the protein MSGSPPPSGGFVRHVGLFQATAINMSQMCGIGPFVTIPLMVAAFGGPQAVVGFIAGAVLALADGLIWAELGASMPGSGGSYVYLRQAFQYRTGRLMPFLFVWTAMLFIPLIMSTGVVGFVQYLGYLVPDLGQTGGDLVGLAVIALVVLLLWRGIEHIAKITAVMWAVMIAAVSLVIVAAATHFSADLAFSYPEGAFSLTDSTFWVGFAGGLTIGIYDYLGYNTTAYMGAEIKDPGRAIPRSVVLSIIGIMAIYLLLQIGSLGVLDWHRMLDPKDIASTSVASAVLEETWGKGAAQVVTVLILVTAFASVFAGLLGGSRVPYDAARDRVFFRPYAKLHAKHRFPVLGLATMGAVTAVGFLIGRHTDLVTLIQLLTTVMVLVQALAQILALSVLRRRQPGLRRPYRMWLYPLPSLIALVGWLVIYGFADRNAPGRHPIEWSLAWLALGGVAFLVWAKTEKVWPFGPRHISEEYLSDAVTEQAEPIGGTTVG
- a CDS encoding class II aldolase/adducin family protein, which encodes MPRQENLELPLPPVFTDLAQEREHRKQRLAGACRIFGRLGFSEGVAGHITVRDPEYPDMFWVNPFGMSFRHVRVSDLILVDHEGQVRHGRRPVNRAGFVIHSAIHAARPDVIAACHAHAVHGKAFSSLGRLLDPITQDACAVYEQHTVHRDGAGAVVVEEEAGRQLAAGLGPHKAVIHQNHGIFTVGESVDEAAWWFISMERSAQAQLLAQAAGTPHLIEPEAARHTRDQTGFPLAGWFSFQPLWDEISRTEPDLFE
- a CDS encoding TetR/AcrR family transcriptional regulator — protein: MTLQPEAGPEPAPAEPAPAEPGSAAWWQARYAERDRRRPRQGGLTLDRITAGALELADHEGLEALTMRRLGDHLQVRHTSLYRHVASREELLIETVDHMLGEIRLPSLDGDWRAGLEGGAREFRRVLAAHPAVVPLLTAGQLLGPNALRAREHALGQLLAHGWAPRSAVHVYLTVTHFVIGAAVLDSGGAARTADQRAAMAGLFASLSPRTHPVVHRHAELLNSLDAEAEFTFGLRALLYGVGHLHDEEAHA
- a CDS encoding alpha/beta fold hydrolase — translated: MTYGIADDMSDGTTGRITGPRVLPPLRRWTEGGSTVRVDGHSVFVRQDGPAHGSPVTLVHGFPTSSHDWAAVVPALVAAGLRVTTLDLLGFGESDKPRRHRYSVLDQASLVEEVWRRYGIGSTALVAHDYGVSVGQELLARDPARITRMAWLNGGLYPDLHRPVPIQRLLHGPLGPLLAPLTTERRFAASLRAVFGRPVHDEDLHDLWAAASRAGGHRLAPRLLRYIDERRRHAARWTSALEGHPGPALFVWGPADPISGAHALPRIRARMPQARVVELAGPPPVGHYPQLEDPEAVAAALTAFLAP
- a CDS encoding GntR family transcriptional regulator → MSSLASLISIDRSSPVPLYFQVAVRLEELIAGGELPPGSRLENEVALAGDLGLSRPTMRQAIQHLVDKGLLVRKRGVGTQVVHSRVRRQVELTSLHDDLLRADRHPHTEVLSMERVPAADEVAAALRLPPGSEVVALERLRYADGEPLALLRNHVPVELCRFTVADLADRGLYELLRAAGTRLSLADQSITARRASTAEARLLSEVRGAPLLAMRRTAYDSDGRPVEYGDHLYRASLYSFEITLMAR
- a CDS encoding sugar ABC transporter substrate-binding protein, with product MNVNHSAPAHRPSASRRRTLPRLLPTAAVAVALAFAAACSGPAAEGGSAKSPAADASGAKPAPGNGSLHIAVISHGGPGDAFWNVVKNGSTDAGKQLGVQVDYNSDPDPSGQAKLIDNAVAQHVGGLVVSMANPDALQSSVKAAVAAGIPVITINSGSAKSREFGAIGHVGQEESVAGEGAGAKLKQSGRHKVLCVIHEAGNIGLNQRCDGARKGFGGDVVNLQVDAANPTDVLSRIRGALQADPAVDGVLTLNAQIAATATEAVKALGSKAQVATFDLNADVIGAVKAGTIAFAVDQQQYEQGYLPVVMLKLQHDNGNTVGGGLPVLTGPAFVDASNVDQVAKYAARGTR
- a CDS encoding ABC transporter permease — its product is MTATSPAPTTPAAPQQGSAPDERLARRGPLGRLLLRPELGALLGALLVFTFFSAVTGQFLSPLGAATWLDDSATLGIVAVAVALLMIGGEFDLSAGVMTASTALVTALLSVELGWNVWLALLVSLAFALGVGALNGWLVMRTGLPSFIVTLGSFLALQGLNLGVTRAVTGTVQVSGMRSAQGFESAGYVFASTVDIGGTSFQISLVWWVVATALASLVLMRTRGGNWIFAVGGSALSARQVGVPVERTKITLFMTTAAAAWLVGTINILRFTTVQANQGVGLEFQYIIAAVIGGCLMTGGYGSAVGAAIGALIFGMARQGIVFAQWNSDWFMAFLGVMLLSAVLVNNTFRRRAERVRR
- a CDS encoding ATP-binding cassette domain-containing protein, which gives rise to MKDASRAVRPLLEAKGIGKSYGSVIALRDVSAVVNPGQVTCVLGDNGAGKSTLIKILAGAHQHTGGELLLDGKPVHFPSPRAALDRGIATVFQDLSVVPLMSVWRNFFLGSEPVRGFGPVRLLDRKYGRETARTALREMGIDLRDVEQPVGTLSGGERQCVAIARAVHFGARVLILDEPTAALGVKQAGVVLRYVAQARDRGLGVVLITHNPHHAYPVGDRFLLLKRGRSLGCFEKADISLAELTRQMAGGAELEALEHELRAPAPAPAD